A single genomic interval of Lynx canadensis isolate LIC74 chromosome A2, mLynCan4.pri.v2, whole genome shotgun sequence harbors:
- the GPR141 gene encoding probable G-protein coupled receptor 141: MADHNSSSCSPILTPHLTRLYFIVLIGGLMGIISILFLLVKMNTRSVTTTAVVNLVVVHSVFLVTVPFRLTYLIKHIWTFGLPFCKFVSAMLHIHMYLTFLFYVVILVIRYLIFFKRKDKVEFYRKLHAVAASTGMWLLVIVIVVPLVVSQYGNSETYDEKHCFKFHKELARAHVQVINYMIVTIVIAIAVILLVFQIFIIMSMVRKLRHSLLSHQEFWAQLKNLFFIGVILVCFLPYQFFRIYYLYVVAQSSDCNNTVAFYNEIFLSVTAISCFDLLLFVLGGSHCRQKIIDLWNCFLCR; the protein is encoded by the coding sequence CATTGGAGGACTGATGGGCATCATCTCTATTTTGTTCCTGCTGGTGAAAATGAACACGCGGTCAGTGACTACCACAGCAGTCGTTAACCTGGTGGTGGTCCACAGTGTTTTCTTGGTGACAGTGCCTTTTCGCCTGACATATCTCATCAAGCACatctggacatttgggttgcccTTCTGCAAATTTGTGAGCGCCATGCTACACATCCACATGTACCTCACATTCCTGTTCTATGTGGTGATCCTGGTCATCAGGTACCTCATCTTCTTCAAGCGCAAGGACAAAGTGGAATTCTACAGAAAACTGCATGCTGTGGCGGCCAGTACTGGCATGTGGCTGCTGGTGATTGTCATTGTGGTACCCCTGGTTGTTTCTCAGTATGGAAATTCTGAGACGTATGATGAGAAACActgttttaaattccacaaagAACTTGCTCGTGCCCATGTGCAAGTTATCAACTATATGATAGTCACTATTGTTATAGCCATTGCAGTGATTCTCTTGGTCTTCCAGATCTTCATCATTATGTCAATGGTCCGGAAGCTACGCCACTCCTTGTTGTCCCACCAGGAGTTCTGGGCCCAGctgaaaaaccttttttttataGGAGTCATCcttgtttgcttccttccctacCAGTTCTTTAGGATCTATTACTTATATGTGGTGGCACAGTCAAGTGACTGTAACAACACTGTTGCATTTTATAATGAAATCTTCTTGAGCGTAACAGCAATTAGCTGCTTTGATTTGCTGCTCTTTGTTCTTGGGGGAAGCCATTGTAGACAAAAGATAATTGACCTATGGAATTGCTTTTTGTGCCGCTAG